The following proteins are co-located in the Streptomyces sp. NBC_00435 genome:
- a CDS encoding helix-turn-helix domain-containing protein → MGVNSNPTVSRRRLGSELRRLRQISGMTSQQVADRLLISQPKLSFLENGRRLIKPRDVRDLCWLYGVQDQRLVDDLMRLAGESGWQGWWNAYGDIPYGAYIGLETEAAVIRTYEPLVIPGLLQTPAYARAIIAGTIPHATPDQAAALLQVRLRRQDRLNERGNPLRLSAVLDESALRRVVGSREVMREQLEHLTHFGVQSHITVQVLPHGVGAHPGVSGQFSLLEFAGTTDVNVVYLEGFTSDRYLEKRSDVRRYSDTYAHVQARALNPDSTRQFITEVIKEYLGTEFRPDACAVPSPPP, encoded by the coding sequence GTGGGCGTCAACAGCAATCCCACCGTCAGCAGGCGTCGGTTGGGATCGGAGCTACGCCGGCTGCGGCAGATCAGCGGTATGACGTCGCAGCAAGTGGCGGATCGCCTGCTGATCTCCCAGCCCAAGCTCAGTTTCCTGGAGAACGGCCGTCGCCTCATCAAGCCGCGCGACGTGCGCGATCTCTGCTGGCTGTACGGAGTCCAGGACCAGAGGCTCGTCGACGACCTGATGCGGCTGGCCGGGGAATCGGGCTGGCAGGGCTGGTGGAATGCCTACGGCGACATCCCGTACGGCGCCTACATCGGCCTGGAAACCGAGGCCGCGGTGATCCGGACCTACGAACCCCTGGTGATCCCGGGCCTGCTGCAAACTCCCGCCTACGCCCGGGCGATCATCGCAGGAACGATCCCTCACGCCACCCCCGACCAGGCAGCCGCACTCCTCCAGGTACGGCTGCGGCGCCAGGACCGGCTGAACGAACGCGGCAACCCACTGCGCTTATCCGCCGTGTTGGACGAGTCGGCTCTTCGACGCGTGGTGGGCAGCCGCGAGGTCATGCGCGAGCAGCTTGAGCACCTGACCCACTTCGGTGTCCAGTCGCACATCACCGTGCAGGTTCTCCCCCACGGAGTGGGCGCCCACCCCGGTGTCTCGGGACAGTTCTCACTGCTCGAATTCGCCGGCACCACTGATGTGAACGTGGTGTACCTGGAGGGGTTCACCAGCGACCGCTATTTGGAGAAACGATCCGACGTGCGCAGGTACAGCGACACGTATGCGCATGTGCAGGCCCGGGCGCTGAACCCGGACAGCACCCGGCAGTTCATCACTGAAGTCATCAAGGAATATCTCGGCACGGAATTCCGACCGGACGCCTGCGCGGTACCCTCACCGCCCCCGTGA
- a CDS encoding DUF5819 family protein, which translates to MLDGAKSVDVKDAEPSDPGPVAEGRGGGPHPEGGEPGPRGPLNAVSAAAVVLCLATALVHVVLVFLHVAPPNPVSQLYSRPINAWVYPLFEQNWRLFAPDPESVNRQISARTWRTAPDGTEELSGWFDLSALDGSAIKHNPFPSHTSQNTLRRAWSSYLEAFGGDDEPRSERAVMMRTYLRNIAADRVAAHRGGSFDSIQLRVVTLPIAAPNTTGGVHPVATGAAPLETRYLPWWKVAPHGTD; encoded by the coding sequence GTGCTGGACGGTGCCAAGTCAGTCGACGTGAAGGACGCGGAGCCCTCCGATCCCGGGCCGGTCGCCGAGGGCCGAGGCGGCGGGCCGCATCCTGAAGGGGGCGAGCCCGGGCCGCGCGGCCCGCTGAACGCGGTATCCGCGGCCGCCGTCGTCCTGTGTCTGGCAACGGCGCTGGTCCATGTCGTCCTGGTCTTCCTGCACGTGGCACCGCCGAACCCGGTCTCGCAGCTGTACAGCCGGCCGATCAACGCTTGGGTCTATCCCCTGTTCGAGCAGAACTGGCGGCTGTTCGCCCCGGACCCGGAGTCGGTCAACCGCCAGATCTCCGCGAGGACCTGGCGAACGGCACCCGACGGGACCGAGGAGCTGAGCGGCTGGTTCGACCTGAGCGCCTTGGACGGCTCCGCCATCAAGCACAACCCCTTCCCGAGCCACACGTCACAGAACACGCTGCGTCGGGCCTGGAGTTCCTACCTCGAAGCGTTCGGAGGTGACGACGAGCCGCGTTCGGAGCGGGCCGTGATGATGCGGACGTACCTGCGCAACATCGCGGCGGATCGCGTCGCCGCCCACCGGGGCGGCTCCTTCGACTCCATCCAACTGCGGGTGGTCACTCTCCCCATCGCCGCGCCGAACACAACAGGCGGTGTCCACCCGGTCGCGACCGGCGCCGCACCTCTCGAGACCCGATACCTGCCCTGGTGGAAGGTGGCCCCCCATGGAACAGACTGA
- a CDS encoding ice-binding family protein yields MTLNISRAALRRTTPVWIATALATVVASAVVVVTPTQAHAIARPVPLGTATSFAVLAGSEITNTGPSVITGDLGVSPGTAITGFPPGLVIGTQHSGPVDPVGLQAKSDPVVAYNNAAGQSSDAVLPPDAGGLTLVPGVYTASSTLGLTGTLTLDAQNNPDAVWVFQVGSGLTTASSSSVSLINGASPCNVFWQIGSSATLGTDTSFVGTIMALTSISLTTGADIDGRALARNGAVTMDTNVINRETCAADTPGGTTGGLVTGGLIAGTTGGTATGGSTTGGLLGGVLGGATTGGGVLGGVLGGATGGLVAGTTTSGTTGGTTGATTGGTTGGTAGPITGGTIGGVSGGSIPKPPGKPGHHTPGIPGHGMPEIPGHEKPGKPGHEKPGKPGHGGHDEHGGPGEHDGNDKHDGHDGHEGHDGHDGPA; encoded by the coding sequence ATGACGCTGAATATCTCTCGCGCGGCGCTACGGCGCACAACACCCGTATGGATCGCGACGGCTCTTGCCACGGTGGTCGCCTCTGCCGTGGTCGTGGTGACGCCGACCCAGGCGCACGCGATCGCAAGACCCGTACCTCTGGGCACGGCCACCAGCTTTGCGGTGCTGGCCGGATCGGAGATCACCAACACCGGGCCCTCGGTGATCACCGGCGACCTCGGAGTGAGTCCGGGAACAGCCATCACTGGGTTCCCGCCCGGCCTCGTGATCGGTACCCAGCACTCCGGCCCGGTCGACCCGGTGGGCCTCCAGGCCAAGAGCGACCCGGTCGTGGCCTACAACAACGCCGCCGGGCAGTCCTCGGACGCAGTTCTTCCCCCGGACGCGGGGGGCCTGACGCTGGTCCCGGGCGTTTACACCGCCTCCTCCACTCTGGGACTCACCGGCACCCTCACCCTGGACGCACAGAACAACCCCGACGCCGTGTGGGTGTTCCAGGTCGGTTCGGGTCTGACGACGGCATCCTCCAGCAGCGTGTCCCTCATCAACGGCGCCTCGCCCTGCAACGTGTTCTGGCAGATCGGAAGTTCGGCCACCCTCGGCACCGATACCAGCTTCGTCGGCACCATCATGGCCCTGACCTCCATCTCTCTGACCACAGGGGCGGACATCGACGGACGGGCGCTGGCCCGCAACGGCGCGGTGACGATGGACACCAACGTGATCAACCGCGAGACGTGTGCCGCGGACACCCCCGGCGGGACCACGGGCGGTCTGGTCACAGGCGGCCTCATCGCCGGCACCACGGGTGGCACCGCGACCGGTGGTTCCACCACGGGAGGCCTTCTGGGCGGCGTGCTCGGCGGTGCGACGACGGGCGGGGGCGTGCTCGGCGGCGTGCTGGGTGGAGCTACGGGCGGCCTCGTCGCGGGTACCACCACGAGCGGCACCACTGGCGGCACCACGGGCGCCACTACGGGCGGCACTACTGGCGGCACTGCAGGCCCGATCACGGGCGGCACGATCGGTGGCGTGTCAGGGGGCAGCATCCCCAAGCCTCCCGGAAAGCCCGGCCACCACACCCCGGGCATCCCTGGTCACGGCATGCCGGAGATCCCCGGTCACGAGAAGCCCGGTAAGCCCGGTCACGAGAAGCCCGGTAAGCCTGGTCACGGCGGGCACGACGAACACGGCGGACCCGGCGAACACGACGGGAACGACAAGCACGACGGGCACGACGGGCACGAGGGCCACGACGGCCACGACGGACCCGCGTAA